A window of Argopecten irradians isolate NY chromosome 1, Ai_NY, whole genome shotgun sequence contains these coding sequences:
- the LOC138319291 gene encoding caspase-2-like, producing MDKLHNKALQKLRSHLVKSINPDMELNDQMADERIFTKQMIEKIQSGQTQSARCRIMLDMLPQRGPNAYRIFLEYLRESGHKFVADTIEQKERELRYPNMVCSGPSTQGTTQGQNQGASIDVADISSTQKSEEDSAVDNDKNNQRKVSIVSPQQHQ from the exons ATGGACAAACTACACAACAAGGCACTTCAAAAACTTCGGTCACATCTTGTCAAAAGTATCAATCCAGATATGGAACTGAATGATCAAATGGCCGACGAACGCATCTTCACAAAACAAATGATTGAAAAAATCCAG AGTGGGCAAACGCAGAGTGCCAGATGTCGTATAATGCTCGACATGTTACCTCAACGTGGACCGAATGCTTATCGGATATTCCTTGAATATCTGCGTGAATCTGGACATAAGTTTGTGGCAGACACAATTGAACAAAAAGAGCGGGAACTTAGATACCCAAATATGGTATGCTCAGGACCAAGTACACAGGGTACTACTCAGGGACAAAACCAAGGCGCTAGTATAGATGTCGCCGACATTAGTTCAACCCAGAAATCCGAAGAAGACTCTGCTGTAGACAATGACAAGAATAATCAAAGAAAGGTTTCCATCGTTTCCCCACAACAGCACCAGTAA